One segment of Rhizobium sp. NXC14 DNA contains the following:
- a CDS encoding type II toxin-antitoxin system ParD family antitoxin produces the protein MATMNVSLPDPMKDWVEAQAKSGRYSNASDYVRDLIRRDQIRGDKVAAMQRFVDDGLKSGIGSRSKGELFAAAVARAETTRGSR, from the coding sequence ATGGCTACGATGAACGTATCTCTTCCGGACCCGATGAAAGATTGGGTTGAGGCACAAGCAAAGAGCGGGCGATATTCCAATGCCAGTGACTATGTGCGCGACCTGATCCGGAGGGACCAAATTCGCGGTGACAAGGTTGCCGCCATGCAACGTTTCGTTGATGACGGTTTAAAAAGCGGTATTGGCAGCCGCTCGAAGGGCGAACTCTTTGCCGCCGCAGTGGCACGTGCAGAAACAACGCGCGGCAGTAGATAA
- a CDS encoding type II toxin-antitoxin system RelE/ParE family toxin produces the protein MRFDLSVEAEEDIIAIAEQGVRMFGAAQARLYHDELFTALDLIAANPRMAREREEISPPVRVHPFKAHLIVYRIEDGTIFVIRIRHGHEDWASDPA, from the coding sequence ATGCGCTTTGACCTTTCAGTCGAAGCGGAAGAGGACATCATTGCGATCGCCGAACAAGGAGTGCGCATGTTCGGAGCCGCACAGGCTAGGCTGTATCATGACGAGTTGTTTACCGCGCTTGATCTGATTGCGGCCAATCCCCGAATGGCGCGTGAGCGAGAAGAGATTTCGCCGCCAGTTAGAGTTCATCCGTTCAAAGCCCATCTCATTGTCTACCGCATCGAGGACGGAACTATATTCGTGATCCGAATACGCCATGGACACGAAGACTGGGCCAGCGATCCCGCTTAG